CGCATTGACGCGGTGCTCGGTTTCCATCACGCGGTCGGCCGCCTCGGCATCGAACTGCAGCAGCGCGTAGACCGCCGTGTGGATCTGCGACTCGACCATGCCGCCGAGCTCCATCACGCGCGACGAGACGCCGTTGAGTTCGCTGTCGAACTGGCTGGAAAGATGTTTCTCGCTCATGGTGTCTCCTTAGCCGAAACGGCCGGTGATGTAGTCCTCGGTTTCCTTGCGCTGCGGCTTGAAGAACATCTGTTCCGTCGCGCCGAATTCGATCAGGTCACCCAGGTACATGTAGGCGGTGTAGTCGCTGCAGCGGGCCGCCTGCTGCATGTTGTGCGTCACGATGACCACGGTGTACTCGTTTTTGAGCTCGGCGATCAGTTCTTCGATCTTGGCCGTCGAGATCGGGTCGAGCGCGGAGCACGGCTCGTCGAGCAGCAGCACTTCGGGCTTGATCGCGATGCCGCGCGCAATGCACAGGCGCTGCTGCTGGCCGCCGGAGAGGCCAGAGCCGCTTTGCTGCAGCTTGTCGCGCACTTCGGTCCAGAGGGCGGCCTTCTTCAGGGCCCACTCGACGCGGTCGTCCATCTCGCTGGCCGAGAGGTTCTCGAACAGCTTCACGCCGAAGGCGATGTTGTCGTAGATCGACATCGGGAACGGCGTGGGCTTCTGGAACACCATGCCGATCTTGGCCCGGATGAGTGCCACGTCCTGCTTGGAGGTGAGCAGGTTCTCGCCGTCCAGGGCGATCGTGCCCTCGGCGCGCTGCTCGGGATAGAGCTCGAACATGCGATTGAAGGTGCGCAGCAAGGTCGACTTGCCGCAGCCCGACGGGCCGATGAAGGCCGTGACCTTGTTCTCGGGAATCTCGAGGTTGATGCCCTTGAGCGCGTGGAATTTGCCGTAGTAGAAGTTCAGGTCCTTGACCGAGATCTTCGAGCGCGACGGTTGTGCGACGGTATTTGGCATGGGAGATCTTCTTCTTCAGTCAGTGTTTGTTGCGCGTGAGGACCCGCGCCAGGATATTGAGGGCGAGCACGGCGACGGTGATCAGGAACACGCCGGCCCAGGCCAGCTGTTGCCAGTTCTCGTACGGGCTCATCGCGAACTTGAAAATCGTGACCGGCAGGCTGGCCATCGGCTGGCTCACGTCGGCGGTCCAGAACTGGT
This region of Variovorax sp. RKNM96 genomic DNA includes:
- the pstB gene encoding phosphate ABC transporter ATP-binding protein PstB; this encodes MPNTVAQPSRSKISVKDLNFYYGKFHALKGINLEIPENKVTAFIGPSGCGKSTLLRTFNRMFELYPEQRAEGTIALDGENLLTSKQDVALIRAKIGMVFQKPTPFPMSIYDNIAFGVKLFENLSASEMDDRVEWALKKAALWTEVRDKLQQSGSGLSGGQQQRLCIARGIAIKPEVLLLDEPCSALDPISTAKIEELIAELKNEYTVVIVTHNMQQAARCSDYTAYMYLGDLIEFGATEQMFFKPQRKETEDYITGRFG